ACCTCGTCGAGGAGGGACGGCGGGACGAGCTGTGTGACGCCATCGTGGCCGCCCTGGAGTGGGATGGGCCGGTGTACCGAGTATCCGCCCTGGCGGGTGTGGGACTGGATGCCCTGGTGAACGAGGCCATGGCGCGTATCTTTCATCTGACCCGGGAATCTCCCCCGGCGGCAGAGAGCCCCGCCGGCGATTTTGACCAGCCCTTCACGGTGGATGATGACCCCTGGCATGACGCCTGAACGCGCCCGCTTCGCCGCCGCCCGCCGCTGGGTGGTCAAGATCGGCAGCGCCCTGCTCACCAACGACGGGCGGGGCGTGGATCGTCAGGCCATCGAAGGCTGGGTCAGCCAGATGGCGGGCCTGCTGCGGCGGGACATCGAGATCATCCTGGTATCCTCGGGCGCCGTGGCCGAGGGCATGACGCGCCTGGGTTGGACCCGGCGGCCCCACGAGGTGCACAAGCTTCAGGCCGCGGCCGCGGTGGGCCAGATGGGGCTGGTGCAGGTCTACGAGCAAGCCTTTCAGACCTATGGCACCCACACCGCCCAGATCCTCCTGACCCGGGAGGACCTGGCCAACCGCGAGCGTTACCTCAATGCCCGCACCACCCTGTGCACCCTGCTGCGCCTCGGGGTCGTGCCCATCGTCAACGAGAACGATACGGTGGCCACGGACGAGATTCGCCTGGGGGACAACGACACCTTGGCGGGGCTGGTATGCAACTTGGTGGAGGCCGAGTTGCTGGTGATCCTGACGGACCAGGAGGGCTTCTTCCGCGCCGATCCCCGTATCGACCCCGGGGCCGAACTGATCTCCCTGGCCGAGGCGGGCGATGCCACCCTGGAGGGCCTCGCCGGTGGCAGCGGGGCTTTCGGCCGCGGTGGCATGCAGACCAAGCTGGCCGCCGCCAAGCTCGCGGCCCGCTCGGGTACCGCCACCATCATCGCCTCGGGGCGGGCCCCCGATGTGCTGGCGCGGGTGGCCGGGGGCGAGGCCATCGGCACCCTGTTCAAGCCGCCCCAGCCACCCCTGGCGGCGCGCAAGCAGTGGCTGGCGGGGCAGCTCCGCCCCAGCGGCATCCTCACCCTCGACGCCGGAGCGGTGGAGGTATTACGCCGTTCCGGACGCAGCCTGCTGGCAGTGGGGGTCAGCGCCGTGGCCGGCACCTTCCAGCGCGGCGAGGTGGTGAGCTGCGTCGGCCCCGATGGCAGGGAGGTGGCCCGGGGGCTGGTGAACTACGATGCGGCGGAAACGGATCTCATCAAGGGCCAGCCCAGTGCCCGCATCGAGTCCATCCTCGGCTACGTGGACGAGCCGGAGCTTATTCATCGGGATAATCTGGTGTTGGTGTGAGGCATACTCTGGGGAAATGGGAAATGGGAAATGGGAAATGGGAAATGGGAAATGGGGAGTAGGGAACGGTGAACAGAGAATAGTGAATAGTGAATAGTGAATAGTGAATAGTGAATAGTGAATAGTGATAGGGAATAGGGAAGGGGTTGGGTTGGGGCGTAAAAAAGCCGGCGCGGGGGCCGGCTTTTGCGGGGGGCGGTGCCGCCCCCCCCATATGGCTGACTATGGCAGGCGATGGTAGACCACGGCGTCAGGCCATGGCCTTGATGCGGGCGTTGAGCCTGCTCTTGTGGCGCGCCGCCTTGTTGCGATGTAACAGATCCTTGTCCGCCATGCGGTCGATGATAGGCACGGCCGCCGTGTAGGCCTGGACGGCGGTCTCGCGGTCACCGGATTCGATGGCATTGACCACCTTCTTGATAGACGTGCGCACCATGGAGCGCTGTCCCTGGTTTCTGGCCCGGCGCTTCAGTGCCTGGCGTGCTCTCTTGATGGCTTGGGGGGAGTTGGCCAAGTCGCTACCTCTCGTGAGTCCGAATAACCGCAATCAGTAAAAGGACCATTTTGAACGATTTGCCCTTTGCCGGTCAAGAGACTTTGACGCATCATGGGCACCCGGGAGTGCCGATGGATGCGGCTTGTCCAGTGGGGCCCGGGCCGGGTGCGCGGCGGTTTCGACCCGGCGGGTTCGATCCGTGATGGATCGAGAGATTATTTCGTCAGTCAATGAATTCCGGCGGTTTCATGCGGGGCCATCGCTCCCGTGACCGCCCCTCGAGGAGACGACCCTGTCCAGTCGCCTTTTCCGCTCCACCCTCGTGGTCAGCGTCCTCACCACCCTGTCCCGGGTGCTGGGCTACGTCCGCGATGTGCTCTACGCCGTGCTCATCGGTGCCAGCGCCGGGGTGGGTGCCGACGCTTTCCTGGTGGCCTTCAAGATCCCCAATTTCATGCGCCGGCTGTTCGCCGAGGGGGCCTTTGCCCAGGCCTTCGTGCCGGTCATCTCGGAGTACCGGGTGAAATACGGCCAAGGCGACGTGCGGGCCCTGGTGGCGGCGGTGAGCGGCATGCTGGGGGGCGTGCTGGCGGTGGTGACGGTGGTGGGCGTGGTGGCTGCGCCCGTGCTGGTGGCCCTGTTCGCGCCCGGGTTCATCCACCAGGAGGAGAAGTACGACCTGGCGGTGGAGCTGCTGCGCATCACCTTCCCCTATCTGCTGTTCATCTCCCTCACGGCGCTGGCCGGCGGGGTGCTGAACACCTACGGGCGTTTCGCCGTGCCGGCCTTCACGCCGGTGCTGCTGAACCTCGCCATCATCGCCATGGCGGTGTGGGTGGCGCCCCACACCGCCCAGCCAGTGTATGCCCTGGCCTGGGGAGTGTTCTTCGGCGGTATCGCCCAGTTGCTGCTGCAACTGCCGTTCCTGGCCCGTTTGGGCCTGCTCACGCGGCCGCGCCTGGAGCCCGGCCATCCGGGGCTGCGGCGTATCGTCACCCTCATGATTCCGGCCCTGTTCGGGGTCTCGGTGGGCCAGATCAACCTGCTGCTGGACACCCTGCTGGCGTCTTTTCTCGTCAACGGCAGTGTGTCCTGGCTGTACTACGCCGACCGGCTGGTGGAATTCCCCCTCGGCATCTTCGGCATCTCGCTGGGGGTGGTGATCCTGCCGGCGCTGTCCCGGGCCTACTCCCGGGGCTCCCGGGACGTCGTGTCCCATAATCTCGATTGGGCCCTGCGCTGGGTGGTGATCATCGGCTTTCCCTCCACCCTGGGGCTGATGCTGCTCGCCGAGCCCATCCTCATCACCCTGTTCAATTATGGGGCCTTCACCATGGTGGACGTGCGCATGGCCGGTCTCGCCTTGGTCGCCTACGCCATTGGGCTGGTGGGCTTCATCCTGGTGAAGGTGCTGGCGCCGGGGTTCTTTGCCCGCCAGGACACCCGCACGCCGGTGCGCATCGCCATCATTGCCATGGTGGCGAACATGGTCATGAACCTCATGCTTATCTTCACTCTGGCCCATGTTGGGCTGGCCCTCGCCACCGCCCTGGCGGCCTGGATCAACGGCGGGCTGCTCTACGGCATGTTGC
The Gammaproteobacteria bacterium DNA segment above includes these coding regions:
- the proB gene encoding glutamate 5-kinase, which encodes MTPERARFAAARRWVVKIGSALLTNDGRGVDRQAIEGWVSQMAGLLRRDIEIILVSSGAVAEGMTRLGWTRRPHEVHKLQAAAAVGQMGLVQVYEQAFQTYGTHTAQILLTREDLANRERYLNARTTLCTLLRLGVVPIVNENDTVATDEIRLGDNDTLAGLVCNLVEAELLVILTDQEGFFRADPRIDPGAELISLAEAGDATLEGLAGGSGAFGRGGMQTKLAAAKLAARSGTATIIASGRAPDVLARVAGGEAIGTLFKPPQPPLAARKQWLAGQLRPSGILTLDAGAVEVLRRSGRSLLAVGVSAVAGTFQRGEVVSCVGPDGREVARGLVNYDAAETDLIKGQPSARIESILGYVDEPELIHRDNLVLV
- the rpsT gene encoding 30S ribosomal protein S20, which produces MANSPQAIKRARQALKRRARNQGQRSMVRTSIKKVVNAIESGDRETAVQAYTAAVPIIDRMADKDLLHRNKAARHKSRLNARIKAMA
- the murJ gene encoding murein biosynthesis integral membrane protein MurJ yields the protein MSSRLFRSTLVVSVLTTLSRVLGYVRDVLYAVLIGASAGVGADAFLVAFKIPNFMRRLFAEGAFAQAFVPVISEYRVKYGQGDVRALVAAVSGMLGGVLAVVTVVGVVAAPVLVALFAPGFIHQEEKYDLAVELLRITFPYLLFISLTALAGGVLNTYGRFAVPAFTPVLLNLAIIAMAVWVAPHTAQPVYALAWGVFFGGIAQLLLQLPFLARLGLLTRPRLEPGHPGLRRIVTLMIPALFGVSVGQINLLLDTLLASFLVNGSVSWLYYADRLVEFPLGIFGISLGVVILPALSRAYSRGSRDVVSHNLDWALRWVVIIGFPSTLGLMLLAEPILITLFNYGAFTMVDVRMAGLALVAYAIGLVGFILVKVLAPGFFARQDTRTPVRIAIIAMVANMVMNLMLIFTLAHVGLALATALAAWINGGLLYGMLRRDGTYRPGAGWPLFGARVALGVAVMGLMLWLGVPGVDDWAAMDVFARAGHLGLWVTAALAVYGATLWASGLRFRELVRPVAGA